The stretch of DNA TCTAATGATGCCGCCACCCCCGGCTGGACCCGGGTTCCCTTTCGAAGCACCATCGGTGTTCAACAGCATCCAAGAGTGTGGAGGAGGGAGCCAACGAATATATATCTCAGCATGTAAGGGTTGAGGTACCAGAAAGTCAAAACGGTCGTATGCTTGCTTAGTTAACTCAACTTGGCGGTATATGAATGTTCGGGGTTGTGTTGGGTTCTCGGATTCTCGGCCAAACACAATATTGTTTCTCCATCGCCATATCCACAAACAAGTTAAAGCAAAGTAAATAGGCCAATCCTTATCCGTCGTAGAGACGTCATTGCTTGCACTTTTGCACAACCAATCAGTAAAGGTGGAGTTAAAAAAGGAATGATTCGAATTCTCAATACCTATTAGGGCCCATATTTGTTTTGAGACCGGACACGATCTTAGAAGATGTTCGGTTGTTTCTTCGTCAGTTGCGCACCTTGGACATATGGGATCGTCACCCATGTTTCTTTTGACTCGATTAGCATTGACCATTAGCCTCTCGTGGGAAGCTAACCACAGGAACATCCGAATTCGTTGTTGGATTGGTAGCCGCCATATGGTTCGCCATACCATGGGTTCGGGTTGGGACGAACTGTCCTCTCCTTTCAAGAATCCCAAGGCCGATTTTAAAGAGAATTTCCCCGAGCTCGTACCTGTCCAGTAAAGCGAATCTTCAAGGTCTGGGTCAATGGCTAAGGAAATTGAGGCTATTTTTTGGAGTAATTCTTGAGGTAAAAGATCGGAGAATAAATCCCATTTCCATCCATGATTCGTATCCCACATCTCGCTCACCGTCATGCCTAGGATATTATCGGGAATAGGCGCTAGAGTATGGTCAGACGGACACAGACCATCTACCCACTTGTGGTCCCAGAATAGGGTTCGACGGCCATTTCCCACCGCGGTTGCTGTGCCTCGAACTATTGTTTTAGCTTGAGACGATATCCCGGACCATACATTTGACATATTATTCTTTGCTTGAAAAATGTCGATATCACAGCGGTTATTGCAGTACTTAGCCCTTAGAGTACGCGACCATAGGCTTGTAGGTTCCGAAAGGACTCTCCAACCCAGTTTTGTGAGAAAAGCCGCGTTTGCTTGTCGAGCCGATTGTATGCCGAGACCCCCTAAGGACTTGGGTTTCTGTAAGTTTTCCCAAGAGATTAGGTGGattgattttttttcttcatttcctCCCCATAGAAAACGCCGAGATTTTCTATCAATGGAATCGCATACCGACCTTGGAATTTTAGCCGTTTGCATATTATAATTGGCTATGGTAGTCAACGACGATTGAACTAAAGTTGCTCTTCCAGCCAAAGACATGCGTTTTGTTGACCATCCCGCAAGGCGTTTGTTAATTTTCTCTTCTAAGTGAGTAAATGTTTGACGGGTTACTCTTCCATTTATCGTTGGCATCCCGAGATAAGTCCCTAAATCATTTGTTTCTTGAAAACCGAGCACCAAATTGACAGCTTCCCTATTATCGAGTACCGTATTTTTTGAGAAGAATACTCGGGATTTTGTCTCGCTTATCTTTTCTCCCGAAGCTTTACAGAAATTATCAAGAACTCGTCTTATAACTAGGGCTTGCTCCGCACTGGCTTCTCCGAAAATAACCATATCGTCTGCAAAGAATAAATTAGTAATGTCTGGTCCATTTCGGCATATTGTCACGGGTTTCCAATTATTGTTTCGGACTTCGAGATCAATTGCTTGTTGAAGTTTTTCCAAGCACATAACAAAGAGATAAGAGGATAAAGGATCTCCTTGCCGTACTCCCCTTGTGGGGATAAATTTCTCGGTAGGTTCACCATTCCAAAGGACTTGCAGTCTTGGCGAGGTAACACACTCCATGACAACATCTGTTAAAAGGACGGGGAAGCCAATGTCGGAGAGAGTAGCGTGAATGAAATCCCACCGGAGACGGTCATACGCTTTTTCTAAGTCAATTTTTATTGCCATAATACCTGACTTCCCTTTCTTTTTATTCATCGAATGGATCATTTCTTGGAAAATAACGATATTATCAGTAATTTGACGGCCTGAAACAAATCCGCTTTGAGTCTCAGAAACAACCCGAGGCAATACTTTTTTTATTCTGTTTGCGAGGACTTTACTAATTATTTTGTATGCCACATTACACAGTCCGATTGGTCGGAATTGTGTAACCGATTCTGGAGTATCCACTTTCGGTATAAGAACTAGATGAGTATCATTTAACCCTTCAGGCAACCCTTTACCCTCAAGTGCCTTGATAACCATGTCGCACAATGATTGCTCGAGCAGAGGCCAATGTTTTTGATAAAAAAGTGCTTGGAAACCGTCCGGACCCGGGGCTTTGAGTGAGCCCATATGATTAATAACTTGTTCAATCTCAGCCTTGGCATATGGTCTATTGAGCCATTCCCAATCTTTGTTATTAAAATCTTGGAATAAATCTCATGGTAAGCCGTCTATCACGCTCGAATTGTTATCATCCGTGTAGAGATTTTTGAAGTAATCCACAATCATCTTTTTTACTTCGTTGGGATCGTCTACCCATAGACCCTGTTCGTTTTTCAAAGAAACAATACGGTTTCGCCATCTCCTTACCAAGGTACTGACATGAAAGAAAGAGGTATTTCTGTCACCATCTTTGATGAACTCGGCTCTCGATTTTTGGTACCATAAGAGCTCTTCTTGGGCAAGGACCTCATCCAATTCTTTTCTAAGTTTTGCCTCTAATTTAATAAGATGTCTCTGTCTTGCAAAGGATAATTCACGCTGACAACCTCCTATTCTTGCAATTAGAGAACGTTTTCGACGAAAAATATCGCCAAAAATAGTAGAGTTCCAATTTTGAAGTTTCTTTGATAAAAGATCAAGTCGGGATGGGAAATTCCCGTCTGATGGCCAGCTTTCCTCCACGAATTCTTTAAAATTCTCATGTGTTAACCAACAAGCCTGAAAACGAAACGGTCTATTGACAGAATTGAGAGGAACAAAACCGTTTGGGGAGATGAACAAGGGGCAGTGATCTGACTGAAAGGCGGGAATGTGTTTAACCATTGCTTCTTCGAAAATCGTCCCCCAATCAGCTGTGCAAAGAGCTCTGTCTAATCTCGCGCTTTGTCTTGTCTCTACCGAGTTTCCCCGGGCCCAGGTGTGTGGAGACCCAGAAAAAGCTAACTCGATAAATTCGCAATTCTCAATCCAGTTATTAAAGTTCTCACAGCGTCTTGCCATGGAAGCGCTTCCCCCATGTCTTTCATTTAAATTTCGAGTTTCATTGAAGTCACCCGCAAGAAGCCACGGCCTGTTATTAATTCTAGCAAAATTCTCCAATTCAGACCATAATTCTCGACGATTCAAGGGGTCGGGGCTTGCGTAGATAGCAGAAAAGAACCATGGTAGCTCCCCATTACGAGCAATTTCAACAGTTATAAATTGTTGATGTTCTTTTATTGGTCTGACCGAGACCACATCCATGTTCCAATATAACCAAATTCCGCCACTAAAACCGATTGCATCCACTCGAGAATGACCTTTATAGCCTAGGATAGAACCTAGTTTAATTGCGTGATCACTACCCATGTGAGTTTCAACGAGCGCTAAAACCGTAGGTTTATACGTTCGAACCACTTCCTTAATGGCGCTTATTTTATTCTTACTACCGGTGCCTTGGACGTTCCATACCATGAAAGTGATATGGGGTAGGTTATGTGACAAATTAGGAATTCTTGTACTCATAAAAACAGGTGCGTAATTTAAAGACGATAGATAAGCTCTGCTTACTAGATTGAGAATATTGTCAACACTCCATGGTATCGACAACTCCACCGATAGATTCGACTGATTGGTCAGTACTGCTTCGAACTTGACATCCATTATCGGACTCTCCGCTACCATTATTCCTAGGAAGGGAGCCGCCATCTCCGGCCATGTCGAGATCGTTATTCGTTGTGATGGAGGCACCACCTCTATCTGGGGGTTTTGTGGGAGGCATCGTGGCTGAGGTAGGGGGCGGTCGAGATAGGAGAAGTATGGATGAGGGTTCATGGTTGTTAGCTATATTGATAGATGAGCTTAAGCTTGTAGTATAAATTGTATTCGAAATACTAGCAGAGGCGTTAGAGGATTGGTTTTTTGAAGAAGATGGAATATTTGAAATATCCTGAAGGATATTATTagtggtattattattattattgctagcATTAAATTTAGATAAGGTAATAATATTGTTAGATGATTTTATGCTTGAATCTTTCTTAACATATTTAGCAGAGGTTTTGATGGACTTTGATTGCGAAATAAGCCTATCAGTTTGCTTGTTAAGTGTAGCAATCTTTTGCTTGAATTTTGGGATATTGTGCTGATTTTGTGTAGGTAATTCAGGGTTAATTATGGAATGATTTGGTGTGTGAATAGAATTTGGTGAATTATTATGAATTTCCGAAAATTCGGTTTCCTTAGATAGTACATTGTATCTTGAGCCTGTATCTTTTGAAGGTTGACCAAATTTGAAAATCGAACCTGGGTGGGTTGCGGGTTGTACCGACGTGCTTGGTGTTGCAGGCGGTTTTTTTCTGGGTGGTTTTTTTACCATCATCCAATCACCGAAATCATGCTCCTCTTCCGGACGAAGGCCTGCTTCAAGCGAGTTATCTTTACAGGCGATAGTTTGAACCTCTTGTAGTACTTCCTGGCCATCAATAATGCTTAATGTTACATCAATTGGGCGATTCTTTGGACATGAATCTTTGTCGTGACCTAACTTCCCACACTTAAAACAAATCATTTTGAGACCCTCGTATTGAATGCAATAGACTTTGCCATATAATCGAAACTTCGATAGAAGCGGTTTAGAAATATCCACTTCGACACTTAGACGGGTAAATTGGCCCCTTTGCTCAATAACCGTCCGTACAGGTCCAATCGCTCAAACCGAACCGAAACCGAACCGATTGTACAGGTTGTTTAGAAATATCATTTAAGCTCAAACCGAACCGAACCGAAACCGAACCGATCCGAAACCGAACCGATCCGGAAACCGAACCGATCCGGAGAAAACCGAACCGATCCGGATTTTTAAATAGCCGTCCGTACAGGTCCAATAATTAGTCGAGCCGTCCGTACAGGTCCAATAATTAGTCGAGCCGTCCGTACAGGTACAATCGCTTCAAATATCATTTAAGCTCGACAATAGTTATTATGTCATATCATCGATTTAATTAGTCGAGCTTAAATGATGTAATTAGGTCCAGCCGTCAATGTAAATTGTCTCTATAAATGTAATTAATTAGTCTTTTGAGCTAATTATTGTTTTTGTTAAAGACGTTGATCTTGTTAATTAAGTGAATTCACGCAAAATATGTTAAAACAACTATGGTATGAAAGGATGGATCTTAAGGTTAATTCAAAGTAttaacaataggtcttggtataaaCGGgcggggcgaacagacgggtaaagacctctaataaaatgggtagggggacaaggtggggcacctcccatgtgcttcccactttatggcaaatgagtattttgtgagggaaaatggtatccgtctatacgtataaacGGATAGTattcgtctataatgagaatttgtgaagtaTTAAAACGATCAAAATGATTACAAAAAGATTCGTTTATGATTTTCTTACTCTTATTGACATCTTTGCTTTCTCGGAGTATAACCTAAGTTACAACTAATACAGAAATTAGGTTGATACTCCGTATTATGTACAGAGTACATTACTTATTGACATATGGTCGATCTATATAAATCCGATTTTATATTCATGAAATAATAAGGGTTATACTCTTTCATTTACACTATGATCAGAAGCCATATTATAATATAGGGTATGGACCGAACTGTACTCTCACGACGTTCTGAACTCAGCTCACGTACCGCTTTAATGGGCGAACAGCCCAACCCTTGGAACATACTACAGCCCCAGGTGGCGAAGAGCCGACATCGAGGTGCCAAACCTTCCCGTCGATGTGAACTCTTGGGGAAGATCAGCCTGTTATCCCTAGAGTAACTTTTATCCGTTGAGCGACGACCCTTCCACTCGGCACCGTCGGATCACTAAGGCCGACTTTCGTCCCTGCTCGACTGGTAGGTCTTGCAGTCAAGCTCCCTTCTGCCTTTGCACTCGAGGGCCAATCTCCGTCCGACCCGAGGAAACCTTTGCACGCCTCTGTTACCTTTTGGGAGGCCTACGCCCCATAGAAACTGTCTATCTGAGATTGTCCCTTGGCCCGTAGGTCCTGACACAAGGTTAGAATTCGTGCTCTTCCAAAGTGGTATCTCACTGAtgccccccccctcccccccccccgaAGAGGGCCTTCTTCGCCTTCCACCTAAACTGCGCAAGAAAGGCCCAAAGCCAATCCCAGGGAACAGTAAAGCTTCATAGGGTCTTTCTGTCCAGGTGCAGGTAGTCCGCATCTTCATAGACATGTCAcgttttatttatataatcagTTGGTTTTTTTTACCTAGCTTTAATCAACCTCAGTTTCAATGtcaaaatttatttatacatCATAGCTAATTTTTGTACGTTATTTAAAATGGCAAAATTTATTTATACATCATaagattttggagattttatttgtattaattatacTCTATAATCTATATTATACTTTATACAAACACTATAATGTTTGGAGCTAGAACTTTTCTGTGTATAGAAATATAGGATACTAAATATTTTATTTGTGGCAAAGATTGCGCATATAGTTATgaaaattctattattattaaataagctAGTATTAATATAAAATATCAATGTGGGGCCCACCGAGTTTCTTGTTTTACCGAAAAAATTATACTTACCCATTGAATTTTTCGTTGGCCCAATAATGTATTGAATTAAGATGACAGAAAAATAGGCCCACTTATAGGAGAatgcatttaggcgggaaaaatattgagttttcttattcttttagtttagtggggagTATCTCATGAGAATATGTTGATAATCTTACCATATTTGGGTTATTAATGTGTGTCctaagggcacacgttagaaaaacctaTATATAAAAAGACAACTCATGAAAATGATTTTATAAAACAATACTCATCTTTGGGTTAGAATATGTACAACTATATTTATTAAGACAAATATTTGGCGAGGAAAATAAAGATGAAGAAAAAAGAGATGAGGAAGAGGAAAAGGTGGAAATAGATGATTAAAAAAAGATGTAATACATGAATAAAATAATGTATATAAAGTGAAAaagaatttttattttattttgtgttTCACGCtatattttttttaatgttaTCTCTaaaaagtaaagataataataattacttctattaagttaagttaaattaattttatgttaAATTAGATTTTAttagttcagttcagaaaagttccGCTCCTATATATCGCTATATgttcagttcagaaaagttcaaatcctataagttcagttcaaattTTATAAgtccagttcagttcagatcctacaatttcaaaaaaaatagatcctata from Silene latifolia isolate original U9 population chromosome 10, ASM4854445v1, whole genome shotgun sequence encodes:
- the LOC141608798 gene encoding uncharacterized protein LOC141608798, with protein sequence MDVVSVRPIKEHQQFITVEIARNGELPWFFSAIYASPDPLNRRELWSELENFARINNRPWLLAGDFNETRNLNERHGGSASMARRCENFNNWIENCEFIELAFSGSPHTWARGNSVETRQSARLDRALCTADWGTIFEEAMVKHIPAFQSDHCPLFISPNGFVPLNSVNRPFRFQACWLTHENFKEFVEESWPSDGNFPSRLDLLSKKLQNWNSTIFGDIFRRKRSLIARIGGCQRELSFARQRHLIKLEAKLRKELDEVLAQEELLWYQKSRAEFIKDGDRNTSFFHVSTLVRRWRNRIVSLKNEQGLWVDDPNEVKKMIVDYFKNLYTDDNNSSVIDGLP